The genomic segment ACTGCTTGCCGACTGGCTGAGAGAACTGCTCCGGCTGTTTGAAGAGGAGCACCTGTTGCTCGCGACGTTCGATGTGAAGGTCGGCGACAGTGGCTTGATGGCCTCGCTCTGGGGCGAAACGTACGACCCCGAGCGCCACGCACTCGCGCACGAAGTGAAGGCGATCACGTATCACGAGTTGAAGGTTGTGGAACACGCCGGCGGTTGGCTCGCGGAAGTCATCGTTGACATTTAGGCGAACGGCCGGCGTGAGCCGGCTGGTGAGACCGACGCTTCTCGCGCCGCGCGGTCTAGTCGAATCGCGGAACCGGCGCGAATACGTCTCACCAGCCGGCTCACGCCGGCCGTTCGCCGGAAAAATCATGAGCAAGGGCGCGTTTACCGGGCCGCTGGAACACATCGGCTGTTGCTGCCACCGCATCCCGACGAGCTACAAGGCCGGGATGCGCGTGCCCGGCCACATCTACGCCAGCGACGCGATGCTCGAGACGATCCGCAAGGACCAGGCGCCGGACCAGGTCGCGAACGTGGCGACGCTGCCGGGCATCCAGGTCGCCAGCATCGCCATGCCGGACATCCACTGGGGCTACGGCTTCTGCATCGGCGGCGTCTGCGCCACCGATCCCGAAGAAGGCGGCGTGATCTCCCCTGGGGGCGTTGGGTATGACATAAATTGTGGCGTCAGATTATTGAAGACGAATCTTTATCTGGACGACGTGAAGCACCACATGCGGGAACTGGTGAAGGCGCTGTTCTACACCATCCCGACGGGGG from the Frigoriglobus tundricola genome contains:
- a CDS encoding archease, whose product is MHELYEHTADLGLRATAPDLATLFAEMARCLVSAMVEDPTAVRPTTEMRYAISCADRELLLADWLRELLRLFEEEHLLLATFDVKVGDSGLMASLWGETYDPERHALAHEVKAITYHELKVVEHAGGWLAEVIVDI